A single genomic interval of Amycolatopsis albispora harbors:
- a CDS encoding TetR/AcrR family transcriptional regulator, protein MRVLDAEPDAGVAAVAVAAGVTRQTVYAHFPTREQLLAAVLDHLTEQVVAAMDAADPGTGPAADALVRLLDAARRASGRYPALVRKLGSLPVGQDGDHRRHAPVADRLKEVIERGQGTGEFDDRLSSDWLVAVTISLAHTASAETDAGRMPGEQAAEALRTSLLRVLGARQ, encoded by the coding sequence GTGCGGGTGCTCGATGCCGAGCCCGACGCCGGTGTCGCGGCCGTCGCCGTGGCCGCGGGCGTGACCCGCCAGACGGTCTACGCCCATTTCCCCACGCGAGAACAGCTGCTCGCGGCGGTGCTCGACCACCTCACCGAGCAGGTCGTCGCCGCGATGGATGCCGCCGATCCCGGCACCGGCCCGGCGGCGGACGCGCTGGTCCGCCTGCTCGACGCCGCCCGCCGGGCCTCCGGGCGGTACCCGGCGCTGGTCCGGAAGCTCGGCTCGCTGCCGGTGGGCCAGGACGGCGACCACCGGCGTCACGCGCCGGTCGCCGACCGGCTGAAGGAGGTCATCGAACGCGGCCAGGGCACCGGCGAATTCGACGATCGCCTGTCCAGCGACTGGCTGGTCGCGGTCACCATCAGCCTCGCGCACACCGCGAGCGCGGAGACCGACGCGGGCCGCATGCCGGGGGAGCAGGCGGCCGAAGCGCTCCGCACCAGCCTGCTCCGGGTGCTCGGCGCCAGGCAGTGA
- a CDS encoding nuclear transport factor 2 family protein, translating into MDRDKLIAHTRPVRKNRPSSRIEVHEALADGDHIAARYTLHVRNRNKDLAIEVCFFGQFTPHGRMRRANLLTRTVREAG; encoded by the coding sequence ATCGACCGCGACAAGCTCATCGCGCACACCCGCCCGGTCCGCAAGAACCGGCCGTCCAGTCGCATCGAGGTGCACGAAGCGCTGGCGGACGGCGACCACATCGCCGCCCGGTACACCCTGCACGTCCGCAACCGCAACAAGGACCTCGCCATCGAGGTCTGCTTCTTCGGGCAGTTCACCCCCCACGGCCGGATGCGCCGGGCGAACCTGCTCACCCGCACCGTCCGCGAAGCCGGTTGA
- a CDS encoding serine hydrolase, with protein sequence MLNRRKLLVSVAAAGSVALLPPPRARAAESPAKAWLDWMAANRGNVGAMVDDGAGRTLAHRAAEPMVLASAIKIVHLTAYAKAVAEGRLDPAEQIRVGDWDIRHPWVSDGGAHRQALTALGIPCDQFGIAHDPERLVTLNQLAGAMILFSDNAAPDYLRHRLGHRALHEAAASGGWWRPDVRSLQGEVLQLIMPELAGRTPAARRAVGDVLATKFIRSEQFRRHTAERIPAMPATSDEQWPWTRGHGRGTAAKLAALHRHVATTGGLARDHLERPLASRVPPGAVAVGFKGGSLPKTVTMGLTVRWPDGRIGSLALLLTGISDEQQAAYEGFLTVGLDALSTPSGFDGLARALGA encoded by the coding sequence ATGCTCAACCGCCGCAAGCTGCTGGTGTCGGTGGCCGCCGCCGGCTCGGTGGCCTTGCTCCCGCCGCCGCGGGCGCGAGCCGCCGAGTCCCCGGCGAAGGCCTGGCTCGACTGGATGGCCGCGAACCGCGGCAACGTGGGCGCGATGGTCGACGACGGCGCCGGTCGCACGCTCGCCCACCGCGCGGCCGAGCCGATGGTCCTGGCCTCGGCGATCAAGATCGTGCACCTGACCGCGTACGCCAAGGCCGTCGCCGAGGGCAGGCTGGACCCCGCCGAGCAGATCCGCGTCGGCGACTGGGACATCCGGCACCCGTGGGTCAGCGACGGCGGCGCGCACCGCCAGGCGCTGACCGCGCTGGGCATCCCGTGCGACCAGTTCGGCATCGCGCACGACCCCGAGCGGCTGGTCACGCTGAACCAGCTCGCCGGCGCGATGATCCTGTTCAGCGACAACGCCGCGCCGGACTACCTGCGTCACCGCCTCGGGCACCGCGCACTGCACGAGGCGGCCGCGAGCGGTGGCTGGTGGCGGCCGGACGTCCGGTCGCTGCAGGGTGAAGTGCTCCAGCTGATCATGCCGGAACTGGCGGGCCGGACCCCGGCCGCGCGCCGGGCGGTCGGGGACGTGCTGGCCACCAAGTTCATCCGCAGCGAGCAGTTCCGCCGCCACACCGCGGAGCGCATCCCGGCCATGCCCGCCACCAGCGACGAGCAGTGGCCGTGGACCCGCGGCCACGGCCGGGGCACCGCCGCCAAGCTGGCCGCGCTGCACCGGCACGTGGCCACCACCGGCGGACTCGCGCGCGACCACCTGGAGCGCCCGCTGGCTTCGCGGGTGCCGCCGGGCGCGGTGGCCGTCGGCTTCAAGGGCGGCAGCCTGCCGAAAACGGTCACCATGGGCCTGACCGTGCGCTGGCCGGACGGCCGGATCGGCTCGCTCGCCCTGCTGCTGACCGGGATCAGCGACGAGCAGCAGGCGGCCTACGAGGGTTTCCTCACGGTCGGCCTGGACGCGTTGAGCACGCCGTCCGGCTTCGACGGGCTGGCGCGAGCGCTCGGCGCGTGA
- a CDS encoding ArsR/SmtB family transcription factor — translation MSTELSDRVAELERRVAALENREQVTEPEPPDDDGVITYAGQLTRPGELEWQVTLPSSRVLALDDPPRIEVLSALAHPARVAIVRRLAEHGSQPGAALQEAAELGSAGQFYHHLKALTGAGIVEQDKRGSYRLRARAAIPALVLLAAAADIAGQLR, via the coding sequence ATGAGCACCGAGCTGAGCGATCGGGTCGCGGAGCTGGAACGGCGGGTCGCCGCGCTGGAGAACCGGGAGCAGGTGACCGAGCCGGAGCCACCGGACGACGACGGCGTGATCACCTACGCCGGGCAGCTGACCCGTCCCGGCGAGCTGGAGTGGCAGGTCACGCTCCCGTCTTCGCGGGTGCTGGCGCTGGACGACCCGCCGCGCATCGAGGTGCTCTCGGCGCTCGCGCACCCGGCACGCGTGGCGATCGTGCGACGTCTCGCCGAGCACGGCTCCCAACCGGGCGCGGCCCTGCAGGAAGCCGCCGAACTGGGTTCGGCCGGGCAGTTCTACCACCACCTCAAGGCACTGACCGGCGCCGGCATCGTCGAGCAGGACAAGCGCGGCAGCTACCGCCTCCGCGCCCGCGCGGCGATCCCGGCGCTGGTCCTGCTCGCCGCGGCCGCCGACATCGCGGGCCAGCTGCGCTAG
- a CDS encoding TIGR01777 family oxidoreductase → MRVLIAGSSGLIGNALTARLRADGHEVVRLVRRETRRPGEYSWDPPAGRVGDGAFDGTDAVVNLCGAPLLPARWSAARKQVILDSRIEPTEVLAEAVAEHGIPVLLNASAVGYYGDAGSAMLEESAPNGTGFLANLCAAWENATEAAGDARVVRLRTGLVLSGDGGLLGPLKPLFSLALGGKLGDGTQYMPWIAEEDHISALMFALTDENLSGPVNVCGPLPVTNAEFTREFGRVLNRPAPWWVPAPAMKLALGEAAEEMALASQRAVPRALEDAGFEFKHKTVGDALAAAVAR, encoded by the coding sequence ATGCGAGTTCTCATCGCCGGCTCCAGTGGCCTGATCGGCAACGCACTGACCGCGCGGCTGCGCGCCGACGGCCACGAGGTGGTCCGGCTCGTCCGCCGCGAGACCCGCAGGCCCGGCGAGTACAGCTGGGACCCGCCCGCCGGCCGCGTCGGGGACGGCGCCTTCGACGGCACGGACGCGGTGGTGAACCTGTGCGGCGCGCCCCTGCTGCCCGCCCGCTGGAGCGCCGCGCGCAAGCAGGTCATCCTGGACAGTCGCATCGAGCCGACCGAGGTGCTCGCCGAAGCGGTCGCCGAGCACGGGATTCCGGTGCTGCTCAACGCTTCCGCCGTCGGTTACTACGGCGACGCGGGCTCGGCCATGCTGGAGGAATCGGCCCCCAACGGCACGGGTTTCCTCGCGAACCTTTGCGCCGCTTGGGAAAACGCCACGGAAGCGGCGGGCGACGCACGCGTGGTGCGGCTGCGCACCGGTCTGGTGCTCTCCGGCGACGGCGGTCTGCTCGGCCCGCTCAAGCCGCTGTTCTCCTTGGCACTGGGCGGAAAACTCGGCGACGGCACGCAGTACATGCCGTGGATCGCCGAGGAGGACCACATTTCCGCGCTGATGTTCGCGCTGACCGACGAAAACCTTTCCGGCCCGGTGAACGTGTGCGGGCCGCTGCCGGTGACCAACGCCGAATTCACCCGCGAGTTCGGGCGGGTGCTCAACCGCCCGGCGCCGTGGTGGGTGCCCGCGCCCGCGATGAAACTGGCGCTCGGCGAGGCCGCCGAGGAAATGGCGTTGGCGAGCCAGCGGGCCGTGCCGCGGGCGCTGGAGGACGCCGGGTTCGAGTTCAAGCACAAAACGGTCGGTGACGCGCTCGCCGCCGCCGTCGCGCGATGA
- a CDS encoding phosphatase PAP2 family protein produces MTAGLKRALRVRWGLFGGLLFLAFTVLGLAVRDRPWGLDLALLWALHGEWLDAPGLVAGVLTNVFGPVLPVALGLGLVFAAVLNYRRGDRATGSVLVRIAVVLVLCRLTSFVFKPLFERDRPREYPDLSYPSGHVVSVASTGFAAVLLCAWLAPQLLRRMTVWALAATVVAAACRVVLSVHWFTDTLGAVLAVGGVGLVSAVALRLLPVLSDRPPAA; encoded by the coding sequence ATGACAGCCGGGTTGAAGCGGGCGCTCCGCGTCAGATGGGGCCTGTTCGGCGGGCTGCTGTTCCTCGCCTTCACCGTGCTGGGGCTGGCCGTCCGCGACCGGCCGTGGGGCCTGGACCTGGCGCTGCTGTGGGCGCTGCACGGCGAATGGCTGGACGCGCCCGGCCTGGTCGCCGGGGTGCTGACCAACGTGTTCGGCCCGGTGCTGCCGGTGGCGCTCGGGCTCGGCCTGGTGTTCGCCGCCGTGCTGAACTACCGCCGCGGCGACCGGGCCACCGGCAGCGTGCTGGTGCGGATCGCGGTGGTGCTGGTGCTCTGCCGGTTGACCAGCTTCGTGTTCAAGCCGCTGTTCGAGCGCGACCGGCCACGCGAGTACCCCGATCTGAGCTATCCGAGCGGGCACGTGGTTTCCGTCGCCAGCACCGGTTTCGCCGCCGTGCTGCTGTGTGCCTGGCTGGCACCGCAGCTGCTGCGCCGGATGACCGTCTGGGCGCTGGCCGCGACCGTGGTGGCCGCGGCCTGCCGCGTGGTGCTCTCGGTGCACTGGTTCACCGACACGCTCGGCGCGGTGCTCGCCGTCGGCGGTGTGGGACTGGTCTCAGCGGTGGCATTGCGCCTGCTGCCCGTCTTATCGGATCGGCCACCGGCGGCGTAG
- the lipB gene encoding lipoyl(octanoyl) transferase LipB, which produces MTSSCRATREAVDVRLLGTIDYLEAWDLQRTTATARADGEGPDTLFLLEHPSVYTAGKRTEPGDRPVDGTPVIDVDRGGKITWHGPGQLVGYPIVKLADPIDVVQYVRRLEEGLIAVCEGFGVHAGRVEGRSGVWIPADDRGPERKIAAIGIRVQRGVTMHGFELNCNADLSAFDKIVPCGIRDAGVTSLSFEVGHEVTVTEALASARDAVLAALEGDLPVREDRWLPRPAAPSADGVTFVLQNS; this is translated from the coding sequence GTGACCTCCTCTTGCCGTGCCACCCGCGAAGCCGTCGACGTCCGCCTCCTGGGCACCATCGACTACCTCGAAGCGTGGGACCTGCAACGCACCACCGCGACGGCCCGCGCCGACGGCGAGGGCCCGGACACGCTGTTCCTCCTGGAGCACCCGTCCGTGTACACCGCCGGCAAGCGCACCGAACCGGGTGACCGGCCGGTCGACGGCACCCCGGTGATCGACGTCGACCGCGGCGGGAAGATCACCTGGCACGGGCCGGGGCAGCTGGTCGGCTACCCGATCGTGAAGCTGGCCGACCCGATCGACGTGGTGCAGTACGTGCGGCGCCTCGAAGAGGGCCTGATCGCGGTGTGCGAGGGCTTCGGCGTGCACGCCGGGCGCGTCGAGGGCCGCAGCGGGGTGTGGATCCCCGCCGACGACCGCGGGCCCGAGCGCAAGATCGCCGCGATCGGCATCCGCGTGCAGCGCGGGGTGACCATGCACGGCTTCGAGCTGAACTGCAACGCCGACCTGTCCGCGTTCGACAAGATCGTGCCGTGCGGCATCCGCGACGCCGGGGTCACCTCGCTGTCGTTCGAGGTGGGCCACGAGGTGACCGTCACCGAGGCGCTGGCTTCGGCCCGCGACGCGGTGCTGGCGGCGCTGGAGGGCGACCTCCCGGTCCGCGAGGACCGCTG